The Mercurialis annua linkage group LG7, ddMerAnnu1.2, whole genome shotgun sequence genome includes the window ttTGAACGAATTTTTTGTTATGATAAGATGGATCAttaatcataaataaataatgacCACTcactatttttaatatatatactcTTTAAAGTATCAAACTTGttaatttagaaaattttataaaaaattaaaagtttaatgagctcagtataatttatttttaaagaagaGAGTGACTTCTGCTTTCATATATAGAAATTCAATCTATCgtctatttcatattttattcataaaaagccaaattttaaaataagtttaattAGTTTATCTCTTAGAAAGCAATATTATCCTTTTTCCAatataaaaatctataaaaaaaataaacttagaaagaaactaagttcatatttaatattttgaaaaataaaaagttttaaattgaaGAGTACattagattaaaataatttaaaaattattctgTACTTTTAAGATGCTTTCTATGTTATTAAAAATTCTCTTCACTACAAAGAGTAACGTTTGAGTTGCTTTTATACAGTTTAAAAACGCATTGTTTAGTTTTTACTCTTgataaacaaacaaataaaattattaaataaatacgAATAACAAAACTTACATGAAAAAAATAGACAATCGCCATATATACGAATCAAGaatcaaaaatagataaaaaccTTTCAAAACTAAAGATGAAATCGTTTAAATGTTATATTAGATTTGTTATGATACATTTTAGGCATAAATGcgccaaaaatcaccaactttcgcttgtttttggtatttaacataattttttaattttggaaaaaaagtaaatgaactttcaaaattttgcaattaaagacaccgGCACAGTTTTGGGTGTAAAACGGCACCGGTTTGGATGTAAGATGACACTATTTTTAAAGGAAAACACACACgcctttaattataaaaaattgaaaagttcatgttaaatattgtcaaacttataaaaaaatgttaaataccaaaaacaagcgaaagttggtgatttttggcaCATTTAAGCCTAAAAAGTATCATAACAAATCTAATATAACATTTAAACGATTTCATCTTTAGTTTTGAAAggtttttatctatttttaattctTGATTCGTATATATGTTGAAATTGATGTGACTCGTCAATAAATTTATCAAcagacaaaaaaaatgaaaatgagtcgactatttattttattttaagtaaataatgcaataaaaaagaaatgacAACCGCCAACAGTAAAAATAGACCATTGACAACAGTCGAAATAAAAAACGAATAGAAAACTCTTGACTGTTAGAGTTTTCTAAAAGGAAGATGGagaaagataaaattaataattttgtatCTAATCCATACAGTTTGTGACTTTGTGTTGATTAATCTAacgagaaaaataataaaaaaagagagaacattatgttagattttctaacacTTTATTGGATAGGTGCATGGAAATTTATGGACCGGAACTAGGTGAATCCTAATCCGAATATAGAACCATATGAGCGGTAAATATCCTCAACTAGTTATAATCATGCTGCATATTTCCATATCAAATCGAAGCAAATTGGCAATTTATATACCTGTAATAATACTTTTTTACAGTTTCTGATAAATATTATAGCAAAATACCAATATGTAAATAAAGACTAAATGCTATAGtatttaaatgaagaaaaaaaaaagtttattacAGAAATATTTAAGGTTCAGATTCACAATCCTCTGAGTCTACACAAGACCGATCCCCAATTTCAAGGCTCGCAATTTCTTTCATTACTTGTACTTTGTCTGCTTGAAACTGGTCATCATCTGCATTCAAATCGTgcatcatattttattttgaaacaattaatattaagcttaatcactcaaaacctCCATCATTAACcccttttataaatatatcttgacgtaaaaatttctctaaatttatcttaatttacttttttatgtttcaattgtaccaaaacattaaattgacctcttttcacttataaaaaagtttaaaataatcttttattttttatattattaataatattagggtcTAATTGAAATGTAGACTAAAAATGgaggattattttaaacatttttcaagtgaaaagaggtcaatttaatgttttaaggtacaattaaaacataaaagggcgaattaggataaaattggagaaattcctaCGTCGGGGTATATTTGTAAAAGGGAATAAAGATGGGGGGTTTTGAATGATTAGGCCTTATTATTATCTTTctcattttaaattgatttttttttttgcattttaaacattttacttcCAATCTTGTTATATAATACATAAACGTAaggagaaaaaaatattttctgaaatctatagataaaataataattttgactTAATCTTAGGAATATATTAActatatctattattttttgCAACGAAATTCATGCGTATACCGGATAAAATTTTACCTACCTTTGTCTATGTTGAACTCGCCTAGAAATCGGAGAAGCTTGTCTCGATTCGTAACAAGAACACCGATAATCTCAGGTGGTTTACTTTGATTTGCAACAAATAACtatcaaaatcataatttgtaagaaattaaattatgaaaggAAAAAtacaatgttaaaaaaaaatgtataatttgTACTACCTTGAAGACATGAAAAGTTTCCAATTGTATGGTTTTCTTTGAATCCTGCAAATGGGGTAAAGAAAAATTAGAAACAATTTATTCGTCGTTCTCTAAACGCTAGTcattgatttttataattattttttattttttcgacATTTTTTAGATTCCATCACtcataactaaatttaaaattcaattttgagtTGAATagatatttcattttaaatgaaAGAGAGATTACCCTGAAAAGGTTCATTAGGATTCTCATATTATCCAATGAGCTAACATAGCGAATCATCACATTTGAATTTGAGCGTTCGAGTAATATATCACCCAATAactgatacaaaataaataaaatatgatttagaattaattaattcatgAAATTTAGCGGAAAATATATAAGTGATAATGATACCTTGACAGCGTGACGTCTGGTTATATAATTGGAAGATTGCAGCAACTGCGTATTGTATTCTTCAAAAAACTGATTCAGAATTAAAATTAAGTATGTCAATATTTTTTGATCGAAACACTACATGTTGCTTCGgaccataaaaaaaatacaaatttatgtgttaaattattaagattaaaagttcatattaaaattataaaatacgttaaattaaatgttaaaaacgcGTGAAATTATGAAGAGCGGGAGTAAGATAAGAAAATTTACCCATTCATAATTTACAGAAAGAAATTCAGCTATGGTAGATTTATGCCTTGTCAAAAGTTcctgataaaaataataatcatgaGAAGAAATTAATTGTTTAGCAGCTTAAAATAATACAGAAACTTGAGAAACaagaattttgattatttttttaaacctaCTTAACCTTAAAAGTTGCTTGGGCATCTGATGCTATATCAAAATTTGGTATCTgaatatgattaaaaaaattcttcataTGCTCTGGTTCCAACACATACCTGaggaatcaaaattaaattcatattttatccatattattttggcaaaataaatttatttattcacaATTATAATCTTGACggaactaattttaaaaataattctaataacCCAGTCCTTCAATTTTTGAAATTACGATAATTATATCCGAcaagcaaataaaaaaattaaagattctaatttataaaagtaaatataattgcTTACCTAGCCACAGCTTGATGACGAATACACTCCCTTGAAATCGCACCATAAGTTAGAGCAATGTCACCATCTACATATCTATCAAAATTAACCTTAACTAGTAATTAGTTgaacaaattaaatttagtaattaaattgaaactaaattaaaattcaatgaCTTCAAGAGTTTAATACtcaacattaataaaaaaaacaataaaatagtGCAGAAACTAGTAATCGATTCGAACCCGTAACTTATTAATAAATAAGTATcggaaatataaaaaaaattagcaacgGATTTGAGACGGATTATTTTACCCGGATAGCAAAATATCTACGAGATCCAAATTATTTTCCATGTAGTCAGGCGCAATTAGCTTCCCTTTAACACGTTGTCTTTGCAAATTTGCTATCACATGAGTTGCATTTTGACGTGCCtattaaaatattagaaaacaaattGGAGTGATTATTAAGTAAATCAAtatcaaatgattaaaaaaggtcaaatatttttataaattttttataaaagtccaaatctttcaattttttctatttgtCTTGAAACGCATGATCTCGTTTCAATTATATCTAActaaataattttacttatcCACATTagcgccacgtaggcgccacatgagtaaaattatatagttggacattattgaaacgaaattaTACGTTTCAagataaattgaataaaattaaaaaatctgaatttttgtaaaattttcataaaaaatttaatctattttGATCATTTGGCCttaattaaaatgtaaatgAATTTATGATTAAGATTGAAGTTTAGACAAACCCCTAATTCAAGTTTTGGGAGACAAATAATGAGAAGGCGAAATGTGTCATCTTTGAAGAACTCTTGGGCCAATTGTGAACAAGCTTCTAAATTTGGCTCAGTTTGACCATTTCCAAAAAGAACTGTCCTCATTTCCAAAATTGATTTGCTTAGTTCTGCCATCTGCTCCACAGTGTTCATCATCaattattgaataaaattatttatttttttctttaattggcAATTTTgtgaaaaattgaattttgattattCTCTTTAAATAATTGATTAGTAACTCATTTATTGATGGTTATTAtggttatttattaatttaaattgtattgatatataaaaaatatgatgtaAATAGTTATTCAACTAATTGAATTAttaaatgtaaaacattttttctaaaatatactATCCGAAGTAAGGACAGACATTCGATTctttaaaactgaattaatcgATCAACTAATTTTCCAATTTGAACCGACGAaatatgaaaccctaatcaaAACCGAGCCTACTGAAAAGTAATTGAAAACCAATCCGAACTGAAACTATTTTTCTATTATAGACCAGTTCGGTTAAAATTGACCaaggtataaaaaaatttaaaatttaaatgttcgGTTATTCAGTACGTCgattaattttagttttctaAAGTTAAATCCGAACTCAAAacgaataaataaaaaattaaaattgaagtgAACTCAATTTTAACTGAACCTAACTAACGAAAAAATTATCGGTTTGGTCGGTTAAAATGATTAATAAGGCATTTTGCCCACACCTAACCAGAagaaattataatatcattcaaaatttaatttgtctATTGATTGAAAAATTGCAGATGAAAAAGGAAATTTGAaaaggaaaatgaaaatatGTTTTATACCTAGAAAAATCTTAGCATTTCAGGTATAATATGATCGTCCTGTAAATATTAACTAACGATATTGCAATATATATTGCTGAAATCTGAAATTTGCAAATTTTGTTCATATCCATTATGAGATATACATTTGAATTTGATCATCAAATTGAATTTAATCTTGTTTCTTCAATCCAATTCAATCTAACaattctacaaatataaaaaaaaaattaaaattaaaaaaatagaagagaTAAAAATTAACCTTCTCGTCTCGTTTACGTTCACGAGTTTCtgtattattatcaaaaaaCATGAGAAGCTCTCGTGTTTGCTGCAGAAGCTCAAGGGGAGTCCTTGGCTTAGATTTGAATAGCCCCTTCATCTTTTCAATTCTTCTCTTTTAcatacaatttaatatttttttgctGATTATGTACTCATATTTCTTGAATCTTGTTTGTGCATGAATTCGGGCTTAGTTAATTAGGaacaaaattagggttttagaaaaagagagaagaaaaaatcaaattgaagaaTGATTGTTATATAAATATGCTACATTTTTGGGGTTTGAAACCCTTTTTGGATGACTACAgttgttttgttaattttagaAGAGACCATAATCCCTTAAAACTCTAACAATAGCCATTCGTATCACTAACCACAAGACCCGttaatttattcaaataattaaataaaataaagttagaGAAATTTGGTCAATTTCTTATACTCTTAACAATTTTAGTATCACTTAAACTTGGCTTAATCatcaaaaaatgccaaacctatacgttttgtgtcaattatagccaaatctttaaaaatcaccagatttaacCAAACCttttatgttctgtttcttttttaatcatttttgaatcgaaccggtttttctgacaccgtgtcgtccacgtcaccgccaactaagaaattggctggcatggcagctgaaatatttaaataaggtttggctataactgataaaaaaaataggtttggtattttttgggtgaataaacctaattttaaattcaagccaatttttaaatttaatagttagtaaattaattatatcatttatgaaatttatatatatttaaaaataattaatatttcctatttaatactaattaaaattaattttaattttttattaaatctaataaatttatattataatatattttaataaatatgtaattaaaaaaatgaattaatgtattacttaaaaattaatgttgaattaaatttagtGAAAgggtttaatgttcatgataattttgaacttgatttattatttttaatgttgttgagatcttgttatgactgggtttaggtaataaataaaatagttatgtgtaaattaaggtaagtttttggctatgccgagtaaaatggcatatgcgtttatgcttataaacatcatgatatatattgattacactacaatgagcttcactttttaaagcaaaaaaatgagaaaataattacactcgtcctttaaataagcagtctattcagtgattatttttatgtgtatgtgtgtatagttgaattatgaacactgtcgtatgtttgttgtgtatattactctcagattgttcgtcggaagacgaacaattgggtctcaaacggcggcgATGTCAAAGAACTGATgactgaaattttaaaaaaataaattttaagatgaatatgacatttttgtttttaatagaaattaaattaattatatatcgatcaaatatgcaaaaaaaaactattaaaattatttaaatttagtaaaaaaataaatttattttaattagcgttaaataaaaatattattttttaaatatatatgaattttattataatataattaatcatttaattatttaactttaaaattagttttattcaccaaaaaataccaaacctatgcattttgtgtcaattatagccaaactttatttaaatatttcagctgccatgttagccaattgcttagttggcggtgacgtggacgacacggtgtcagaaaattcggttcgattcaaaaatggctaaaaaaaacagaacatataaggtttggctaaatttggtgatttttaaaggtttggctataattgacacaaaacgtatagatttggcattttttggtgattaaacccTTAAacttctataaaaataaaaggtaaaatatatttatctattcACAATTTTAATCTGtttgttaaatatattattatatttgaaaaaaatattttaaatattgtcaattttttaatttttgttaaatatatttacaatcAGTACTTTATCGTTATCAATGGAAGACTACTCGTTGCAACAAATTATGGATGTCAAGACACCTAAGGATGTGACATTCTTGTTGGAGTATACTCTAATAAGAACAATTCCAAACTCCAATAACTCGAGAACGGGTTACTATCAGTATCACAATAAAAACCAACGGTGAGTCAATACTTCACCAAAATTAGATTTTTATGCTAAGATATTTCAAAGTTGGTTCCTGAAAATAAAATTGTGGAGACACGAATAAGGAGAATTATCATGCATGAGCTACGTCAAGAGTTCAATGCTAACTACAACTCGTGGATGGTCAAAAAAACCAACTTTAGATGAATTAAAAAATGTCTTagcaaatcaaaggaattagACAATCAAATGTCTAAGCGTTAATTAAAGAAGAGGGGAAAGACCTCTTTGGTAGTAAAAAGGTAGAAACCCACAAATTTTGAGatcaaaaagagaagaaaagctAATGTAAGAAAATTGTCAtagacaaaaacaaaaaatgagtTGG containing:
- the LOC126655506 gene encoding putative MO25-like protein At5g47540, translated to MKGLFKSKPRTPLELLQQTRELLMFFDNNTETRERKRDEKMAELSKSILEMRTVLFGNGQTEPNLEACSQLAQEFFKDDTFRLLIICLPKLELGARQNATHVIANLQRQRVKGKLIAPDYMENNLDLVDILLSGYVDGDIALTYGAISRECIRHQAVARYVLEPEHMKNFFNHIQIPNFDIASDAQATFKELLTRHKSTIAEFLSVNYEWFFEEYNTQLLQSSNYITRRHAVKLLGDILLERSNSNVMIRYVSSLDNMRILMNLFRDSKKTIQLETFHVFKLFVANQSKPPEIIGVLVTNRDKLLRFLGEFNIDKDDDQFQADKVQVMKEIASLEIGDRSCVDSEDCESEP